In one window of Pseudoalteromonas espejiana DSM 9414 DNA:
- the carA gene encoding glutamine-hydrolyzing carbamoyl-phosphate synthase small subunit produces the protein MTKSALLVLEDGTVFRGTAIGADGMSVGEVVFNTSMTGYQEILTDPSYAEQIVTLTYPHIGNTGTNSEDEEANQIWAKGLVIRDLPLLASNFRNEQSLDDYLKQRNILGIADIDTRKLTRILRDKGAQNGCIIAGDELDENKALQAAQAFPGLKGMDLAKVVSTKENFEWRESSWILGQGFKTLDAADEKFHVVAYDFGVKRNILRMLVDRGCKLTVVPAQTSAADVLALNPDGIFLSNGPGDPEPCTYAIDAIKTFLETDTPIFGICLGHQLLALASGAKTAKMKFGHHGGNHPVKDLDRDVVMITAQNHGFAADEATLPSNLRATHKSLFDGTLQGIHRTDKPAFSFQGHPEASPGPHDAAPLFDHFIDLMQARNN, from the coding sequence TTGACTAAATCCGCTCTGTTAGTCCTAGAAGACGGCACAGTGTTTCGCGGTACTGCAATCGGCGCTGACGGCATGTCAGTCGGTGAAGTAGTATTCAATACGTCTATGACTGGTTATCAAGAAATTTTGACTGATCCATCATACGCGGAACAAATCGTAACTTTGACGTACCCACATATCGGCAATACGGGTACCAACAGCGAAGACGAAGAAGCGAATCAAATTTGGGCTAAAGGCCTAGTGATCCGTGATTTGCCACTGCTAGCAAGTAACTTTCGTAACGAGCAATCGTTAGATGATTACTTAAAACAACGTAATATTTTAGGTATTGCGGACATCGACACCAGAAAGCTTACCCGTATTTTGCGCGACAAAGGCGCACAAAATGGCTGTATTATTGCTGGTGACGAATTAGACGAAAACAAAGCGTTACAAGCCGCGCAAGCCTTCCCGGGTTTAAAAGGTATGGATTTAGCAAAAGTTGTCTCAACCAAGGAAAATTTTGAGTGGCGCGAATCAAGCTGGATATTAGGTCAAGGCTTTAAAACCCTTGATGCTGCTGATGAAAAGTTTCATGTAGTTGCCTACGACTTCGGTGTTAAACGTAATATCTTACGTATGCTAGTGGATCGCGGTTGTAAATTAACCGTAGTACCAGCACAAACCTCAGCAGCCGATGTACTTGCATTAAACCCTGATGGTATCTTCCTATCAAATGGCCCTGGCGATCCTGAGCCATGTACATACGCCATTGATGCAATTAAAACCTTTTTAGAAACCGACACGCCTATTTTTGGTATCTGTTTAGGTCATCAGTTATTAGCCCTTGCCTCAGGTGCTAAAACCGCAAAAATGAAGTTTGGCCACCACGGTGGTAACCACCCAGTAAAAGACTTAGACCGCGACGTAGTAATGATCACCGCACAAAACCATGGTTTTGCCGCAGATGAAGCAACACTACCAAGTAACTTACGTGCTACGCACAAATCGTTATTTGACGGCACGCTTCAAGGTATTCATCGTACAGATAAGCCAGCGTTTAGCTTTCAGGGTCACCCAGAAGCAAGCCCGGGCCCGCACGATGCAGCCCCATTATTTGACCACTTCATCGACCTGATGCAAGCGCGTAACAACTAA
- the dapB gene encoding 4-hydroxy-tetrahydrodipicolinate reductase, translating into MNRIGVFGANGRMGLALLEAATIKEQTQLGGAYVRSSSSLLGINVNQVNSAADKAISFSDENNVADVDVLIDFTLPAGMRNHLKTAVDNKLPMVIGTTGLTTDDMALLQNAAKHIPIVFARNYSVGVNVLLNLVQTAATKFGDDLDIEIFEAHHRHKIDAPSGTALAIGESIAQAKGWDHDEVAVYDRSQVESAKSQNEIGYSVLRGGDIVGEHTAYFATMGERLELTHKASSRMTFALGAIRAAQWLQNKPAGLYDMQDVLDLK; encoded by the coding sequence ATGAATCGAATAGGTGTTTTTGGTGCTAACGGCAGAATGGGTTTGGCCTTATTAGAAGCCGCGACAATTAAAGAACAAACACAACTTGGTGGTGCGTATGTACGTAGCAGCTCATCGTTATTGGGTATTAATGTAAACCAAGTAAATAGTGCCGCCGACAAAGCAATTAGCTTTAGCGACGAAAATAATGTAGCGGATGTAGACGTACTCATTGATTTTACACTTCCTGCTGGTATGCGTAATCACCTTAAAACAGCGGTAGATAATAAACTGCCTATGGTTATAGGCACTACAGGTTTAACGACCGATGACATGGCATTATTACAAAATGCTGCTAAACATATTCCTATTGTTTTTGCGCGTAACTACAGTGTTGGAGTAAATGTACTGCTTAATTTAGTGCAAACTGCGGCAACAAAGTTTGGTGATGACCTCGATATAGAAATATTTGAAGCACACCACCGTCATAAAATAGATGCGCCATCGGGTACTGCTTTAGCTATTGGTGAGTCAATCGCACAGGCTAAAGGGTGGGATCATGACGAAGTGGCTGTATACGACCGTAGCCAAGTAGAGAGTGCAAAATCACAAAATGAAATTGGCTATTCAGTGTTAAGAGGTGGTGACATAGTAGGTGAACACACCGCTTATTTCGCAACTATGGGAGAAAGGCTCGAATTAACTCACAAAGCAAGTTCGAGAATGACCTTCGCACTAGGAGCTATAAGGGCTGCGCAGTGGTTACAAAATAAACCAGCAGGACTTTATGATATGCAAGATGTGCTAGATTTGAAGTAG
- a CDS encoding Na+/H+ antiporter NhaC family protein codes for MQPSFNKNKAILSLLPLLTFVALFLGSGLYLQSQGVDYAFYQLPAPVAILPAIMLAFILNKGTVNQCVETFIKGAGHNNIITMCLIYLLAGAFSAVASATGGVDAVVNAGLSLIPPSLLLPGLFLIAAVVSTAMGTSMGTIGAIGPIAYAVSIKTGIDPALMAGTIVSGAMFGDNLSIISDTTIAATRTQGCEMKDKFKENLKIAVPAAILTIALLLYLTPAPQAVETKDFDLLLVLPYAFILILAVAGMNVFVVLFSGIVFAALMGFTGSYEGASFVKDIYKGFTDMQEIFLLSMFIGGLSEFIRINGGLDFLAQKIQAITKVIAKWHRKVADQLGIAALVLTSNVCIANNTVSIIVAGPIAKKLADDGEISGKRSASLLDIFACVTQGSLPYGAQALLLGATFKISPWEVSTSSYYCFILAFTAIAVICLRRNKA; via the coding sequence ATGCAGCCATCATTTAACAAAAACAAAGCAATACTTTCTTTACTTCCCCTTCTTACCTTTGTAGCACTTTTTTTAGGCTCAGGTTTATACTTGCAATCGCAAGGGGTTGATTACGCTTTTTACCAACTACCCGCCCCTGTTGCTATTTTGCCAGCCATTATGCTTGCGTTTATTTTAAATAAAGGCACGGTAAACCAATGTGTAGAAACCTTTATTAAAGGTGCTGGGCACAACAACATTATTACCATGTGTTTAATATACTTACTTGCAGGTGCGTTTTCGGCCGTAGCAAGTGCAACAGGTGGTGTTGATGCGGTTGTTAATGCTGGTTTATCGCTTATTCCGCCATCACTATTATTACCAGGTTTGTTTTTAATTGCTGCGGTTGTCTCTACAGCGATGGGTACCTCGATGGGTACTATTGGTGCTATAGGCCCAATTGCTTATGCGGTATCTATTAAAACAGGTATAGACCCTGCCTTAATGGCCGGTACTATTGTATCTGGCGCTATGTTTGGCGATAACTTATCTATTATTTCTGATACCACTATTGCAGCTACACGTACGCAAGGCTGTGAAATGAAAGATAAATTTAAAGAAAACCTTAAAATTGCAGTGCCTGCCGCTATATTAACTATTGCCTTACTATTATATTTAACACCTGCGCCACAAGCTGTAGAAACCAAAGATTTTGACCTTTTATTAGTACTCCCTTATGCCTTTATTTTAATACTCGCGGTTGCGGGTATGAACGTTTTTGTGGTGCTGTTTAGCGGCATTGTATTTGCTGCGCTAATGGGCTTTACCGGCAGCTACGAAGGCGCAAGCTTTGTAAAAGACATTTACAAAGGCTTTACTGATATGCAGGAAATATTTTTACTTTCAATGTTTATTGGTGGCTTATCTGAGTTTATTCGTATTAACGGCGGCCTTGATTTTCTGGCCCAAAAAATTCAAGCCATTACTAAGGTAATTGCTAAATGGCACCGTAAGGTGGCTGACCAACTCGGTATTGCAGCTTTAGTTTTAACTAGCAATGTGTGTATAGCTAATAATACTGTTTCTATTATTGTTGCAGGCCCTATTGCTAAAAAGCTTGCTGATGATGGCGAAATAAGTGGTAAGCGCTCTGCAAGCTTACTCGATATATTTGCTTGTGTTACTCAAGGTTCATTACCTTATGGCGCACAAGCATTACTACTGGGGGCCACATTTAAAATTAGCCCGTGGGAAGTATCAACGTCGTCTTACTACTGCTTTATTTTAGCCTTTACTGCCATTGCGGTTATTTGTCTGCGCCGTAATAAAGCATAA
- a CDS encoding nucleoside-binding protein, with product MKFKKLLPLVTLTSIALSSSAFASNWSSTALHINNGDQKNPFTEQESDTTVYSIQHASGYDYGDNFFFIDYSKDDTTDGYQDSDFYGEWYSTVSLSAISGEKIGAGALLDVGLTGGINVAGDAKMMKYLPGVKLSWDVPEFNFFQTLVTAYIDDSEGVAKGGAPIETNSWMFDVAFEYPFTVGSQKFSFKGHAEYIAEREDEFGNDVEAWILAQPILVWDMGHALEMKENTLLLGMELQYWHNKLGTDVTESVPQIHVEWTF from the coding sequence ATGAAATTTAAAAAATTACTTCCCCTCGTTACCCTTACATCCATTGCTTTATCATCTTCTGCTTTCGCCTCTAATTGGAGCAGCACAGCATTACATATTAATAATGGCGATCAAAAAAACCCATTCACTGAGCAAGAGTCAGATACCACTGTTTACTCTATTCAACATGCCTCGGGTTATGATTACGGCGATAACTTCTTTTTTATCGATTACAGTAAAGACGATACAACTGACGGCTATCAAGATAGCGATTTTTACGGCGAATGGTATTCTACGGTAAGCTTATCGGCCATTAGCGGTGAAAAAATTGGCGCAGGCGCGTTATTAGATGTTGGCCTTACCGGCGGTATTAACGTAGCTGGCGATGCAAAAATGATGAAGTATCTGCCTGGTGTAAAATTAAGCTGGGATGTACCTGAATTTAACTTTTTTCAAACGCTAGTAACAGCTTACATTGATGACAGTGAAGGTGTTGCTAAAGGCGGCGCACCTATTGAAACAAACAGCTGGATGTTTGATGTGGCCTTTGAATACCCATTTACTGTTGGCTCACAAAAATTTAGCTTTAAAGGCCACGCCGAATATATTGCTGAACGTGAAGACGAATTTGGTAACGATGTAGAAGCGTGGATACTTGCTCAGCCTATTTTAGTATGGGATATGGGCCATGCCCTAGAAATGAAAGAAAACACTCTGCTACTTGGTATGGAGCTTCAATACTGGCACAACAAGCTAGGTACAGACGTTACTGAATCGGTACCACAAATACATGTAGAGTGGACATTTTAA